DNA from Pajaroellobacter abortibovis:
CTAGCGTTGCCTAAAGTTGGGAAAACTCGCCTGTTGAGCGAATTCACCTTGGGGCAGAACATGGATAGGGGGCTCTACTATTCTTTTGCTTTGCCAAGGGTGGATGACAGCGAAGATACCACCTCTTTGGTTAAAACAAAGCAACGCGCGGTGTGGGTTCGTTTAGAACAGGATATCACGCGGTGGGTTACTTTGGGGGCCCGTTTCGATCATTATACTCCTGATACTACTATATCGGACAGCTTTCGCAATACAGTAGGAGGGGTAGCTGTAGTTCATGTCACAGGAGATCTTCAAAGTATGTTTGAATACAACTTTGTGTTCGATCGGGTTCATGCATTTGATCAGGATGCTTATACAGGCAAGATCCATACGCTGTTGGCTACATTGCAAGCGCGCTTTTAGGGATTGGCGAGTTCGAACACGTATTGATGAGGTGATGTGTAAAGGACTCTGTAGATACTTTGCAGCGATCGAATTCCAAAAACAGCAACTTCGGGTCTGTTTAAGAGGGTGTTGATCAGAATCTGCTAGTTCGAGGGCCGAGGGACGAGCGGTTCCTCAAGAGTGGAAACTGCATCGTGGGAAATCATCATCGAGAACATGACAATTGAGAATTTGTGTGGGTTGACACGGGGTGAGAATTGCTGGATGCTTTAGCTGGGGAGCAACGTACACAGTCCTATGTTCCGTGGGGAGCGAAGGCTTTCCGGAAGCTCGCGAGTATGAGTTGTTAGGGAGTGGGAGATCACACGTTGGAATCTGCCTGCGAGGATTCCTGTTGCGCCCTGTTCGATTTGATCTAAGAACAGCTCTGTATCTCTTCGAAATGGGGTTGTGCGGAAAGACTGTGAGAGATCTGAGCGAGCTCGTGAATAGACAGCGATTGATTTCTTCGGACGCTGAGAATAGTAGAGATGGTGGGTGAGGTGATCGCAATGGTGTAGTTCATGCGGGGGCCTTTCAATGAACGTGCGATGGATAGGAAGGAGTTTTGAATGAAGGGTAGAGGGTTGCAGGCGGGCTCTCTTCTTTTAGGTGGGTTGTTGATCGGATTGATGATGATGGGGACAACCAGCTATGCAATGGTTCCATGGGTTGAACGCCCGCTTACCTTGAGAAGTGGAACCAGTACGTGTAACGTTGGTCTTGGTACAGTTCATAAGCCTAGGCAGGACCAAGAGTGGGGGCTCAATTTGCAAGGAGCTATCGGTTTGACCTCGCAGTTTGAAATGGGGCTGCGAACGGGAATTCGATTGGGTCAGAATCTGCGCTTGCTTAAGGCAGATCAGTTCGGGCGACTCTTCGATTCGGAAACCTATGGCACCCGTCAAGATGCAATCTCTAATTTAGAATTGGGTTTAAGGTACGCTATGGTGCAGAATAAGACGGTAGAGATGGGAATCGAATGGAGGACAATTCTCCCTATCGAAGAGAATTCGTATTTAGGAGGGGTATTTGCTCTTCCTATCTTCATTCACCTAGGCCATTGGGGGCGGGTGGACAGTGGTATGTATGTCCCTATGGTTTCTCCGGCACCTCAATTGTTTGATACACTCAGTTTTCCTGTGCGCGTTTGGTTTCAGATCAATAGGGAGGTGTGGTTCGGTCCCTTGGGGGCTTTTCGAATAGATCCTAAGGCAGGGGATTTTACATTATTAACGGGGCTTGGACTGGGGTATTCACTCGGTGAAGCGGTCGATTTAAAGGGTCAATTGTTGTTCCCGCATATCTATAAGCCGAAAGGAGCGGAAGAATTTGGGCTTGCGGTGGGTGTTCAGTTGCGCCTTGAATAGCAAAATACATCAGCAATTCCTGGATTCCTTTGTTAAAAGCGCTCAATCGCGAGCTGCTTTTCTTCAGAGGAAAGAAGTCATCTATTTGGTTTCCGGTGAGACTTTAAAAAAGAATGGTTGTTTAATAAGGAGATCAATTCCGTGGAGGAAAGGGAATGCTACTCTACAACGAAAGAATTTATCACCTATTCCTTAAAGACAATGAACAAAAAAAGCTTGTTCTTCTATCTTCAAACGGTGAGCGAAGAAATCGATTTAGGCGTTTTCTTTGATGTATGGACCAATCTAGGCCTTGTTCGTGCGTGGGCTGAGAAAGTTCAGAGAGAGTTTCTTCTTATCTCCTTTGCTACCAGCCGCGATTAGACACGACCATAAAGACGATTCCTGCGATTTCGATTTTTGGCTTTGAGTTGAGCGCGATGTCGTTTGCTGCGGTTTCGATTGGCCTTAAGTGGTTTCTTTGGAAGGGCAATATACATGATAGCCACCTTTTCTTGGCCTTTCTTTATCGCAAGAAAGGATTTTTGGCAAGAGGAGAAGTGGGAAAGCGTGCAAAGTGTAGCGATGGGCTCTGAGATTCATCGCTGCATGTCTGTCTGTTGATTTTTTGGGTAGGATGGGGTACACGCAAAGAGGCATGAAGATGCAGCTTGTTCATGAGTTCCGTTTTGAGGCCGCCCATCGCCTTCCGTGCGTTCCCGCTGGACATAAATGCGCTCGGTTGCATGGCCATTCTTTTCGAATAGAAGTTGCCGTACAAGGACCTGTGGATGAGAACACGGGATGGCTTATTGACTTTGAGCAGATTCATCAGGCGTGGGAGCCTCTGCAAGAGATGTTGGACCATCACTATCTCAATGAAATTGATGGGCTGCAAAATCCCACCAGCGAGATGCTCGCGAGGTGGATTTGGGATCGTCTCTATCCTACTCTGCCTATTCTGACTCAGATTACGGTGTTTGAAACATGCAATGCGCGATGCGAATACAGAAGGGAAAATTATTGAGGGAAAGCAAGTGCTCGTGTAGCCCAGAGAACGAGGAGAATCCACATGATGTTCGCGATCAGCAGGTGAATGAGTTGTAGGGGAATCGGAGCAAGCAATGCCATATTGAAAAAACCCAGCATGGCTTGAAGGATGGTGCACCCAATCAGGGAATGTCC
Protein-coding regions in this window:
- the queD gene encoding 6-carboxytetrahydropterin synthase QueD, which gives rise to MQLVHEFRFEAAHRLPCVPAGHKCARLHGHSFRIEVAVQGPVDENTGWLIDFEQIHQAWEPLQEMLDHHYLNEIDGLQNPTSEMLARWIWDRLYPTLPILTQITVFETCNARCEYRRENY